In one uncultured Methanoregula sp. genomic region, the following are encoded:
- the cofG gene encoding 7,8-didemethyl-8-hydroxy-5-deazariboflavin synthase CofG — MQPRTITYSKNVFLPLTTVCRNRCGYCCFRTPVQEGCLMAQDDVERTLERGAALGCTEALFTFGERPEVEPGFSGILRSAGYATILDYCEAMCKKSIEFGVLPHTNAGILTYEEMDLLRHVNASMGLMLETTAEIPAHATSIGKSPDVRLAMMEDAGKLRIPFTTGLLLGIGETMADREDSLFAIRDLHKRYGHIQEVIIQNFCPKPGTPLGKSPVPTTDEICATIHMARDILPEEIAIQIPPNLIDASLLIPCGVDDLGGVSPLTIDYVNPEHPWPALEELRTIAGIAVLRERLCIYPRYIERGWYPPALQLLINRLEQRINEGCRL; from the coding sequence ATGCAGCCCCGGACGATCACCTATTCAAAAAATGTCTTTCTTCCGCTCACCACGGTCTGCCGCAACCGCTGCGGGTACTGCTGTTTCCGCACACCCGTGCAGGAAGGCTGCCTCATGGCTCAGGATGATGTTGAGCGGACGCTTGAGCGGGGTGCGGCACTGGGCTGCACCGAGGCTCTTTTTACGTTCGGGGAGCGCCCGGAGGTGGAGCCCGGGTTTTCCGGGATACTCCGGTCCGCCGGATATGCCACCATCCTCGATTACTGCGAGGCCATGTGCAAAAAGAGTATCGAGTTCGGTGTTCTTCCCCACACTAATGCCGGGATTCTCACGTACGAAGAGATGGACCTGCTCCGGCACGTGAATGCGAGCATGGGGCTGATGCTTGAGACCACGGCAGAGATCCCGGCCCATGCCACTTCCATTGGAAAATCACCGGATGTCCGCCTTGCAATGATGGAGGATGCCGGAAAACTCAGGATCCCGTTCACGACCGGCCTTCTTCTCGGGATTGGAGAGACCATGGCCGACCGGGAAGACTCGCTCTTCGCCATACGGGATCTCCACAAGCGGTACGGGCATATCCAGGAAGTGATCATCCAGAACTTCTGCCCGAAGCCCGGAACACCCCTTGGTAAAAGTCCTGTCCCCACTACGGATGAGATCTGCGCCACTATTCATATGGCGCGGGATATCCTCCCGGAAGAGATTGCTATCCAGATCCCGCCAAACCTTATCGATGCATCCCTCCTCATACCCTGCGGGGTCGATGACCTTGGGGGAGTGTCGCCGCTGACGATCGATTACGTGAACCCGGAACACCCTTGGCCCGCGCTGGAAGAGCTCAGGACAATAGCCGGGATTGCCGTGCTCCGCGAGAGGCTCTGTATCTATCCCCGGTATATTGAGCGGGGCTGGTATCCGCCGGCCCTGCAACTCCTAATAAACCGGCTCGAACAAAGAATTAATG